Proteins encoded together in one Miscanthus floridulus cultivar M001 chromosome 16, ASM1932011v1, whole genome shotgun sequence window:
- the LOC136513765 gene encoding transcription factor MYB2-like, producing the protein MDMDMAMVSFDEDLDQVLAAAMSPGSSATSSAPVPAAAPPAVVAGSSEDDEEAAATASADLRRGPWTVDEDILLVNYIAAHGEGRWNSLARSAGLKRTGKSCRLRWLNYLRPDVRRGNITAEEQLLILDLHSRWGNRWSKIAQHLPGRTDNEIKNYWRTRVQKHARHLRCDVNSASFRHIVRHVWMPRLRERAQADRDDQLAPQAPVAVVQAPATTTASAPPACYNYYGYGSQHLVQHQGAHHGLPAAGEAHHQYYNEPAGQTAAAMALSPDDASSALRPLSLTTDDASHDAATYAYTSAATATPTNDDQGCGPTTTDDDVFAGTTWSELLATATGGPDDDSSSMSMISLPNFGFGDLDDGLWSLDDLCLQQLC; encoded by the exons GCCATGGTGAGCTTCGATGAGGACCTGGACCAGGTGCTGGCGGCGGCCATGAGCCCCGGGAGCTCAGCGACGTCGTCCGCGCCCGTTCCCGCCGCCGCACCACCAGCCGTCGTCGCAGGCAGCAgcgaggacgacgaggaagccgccgccaccgccagcgCCGACCTTCGGAGGGGGCCCTGGACGGTGGACGAGGACATCCTCCTCGTCAACTACATCGCCGCCCACGGCGAGGGCCGCTGGAACTCGCTCGCCCGTTCTGCAG GCCTGAAGCGCACGGGCAAGAGCTGCCGCCTCCGGTGGCTCAACTACCTCCGGCCCGACGTGCGGCGGGGCAACATCACCGCCGAGGAGCAGCTCCTCATCCTGGACCTGCACTCGCGCTGGGGCAACCGCTGGTCCAAGATCGCGCAGCACCTCCCGGGCCGCACCGACAACGAGATCAAGAACTACTGGCGCACCCGCGTGCAGAAGCACGCCAGGCACCTCCGCTGCGACGTCAACAGCGCCAGCTTCCGTCACATCGTGCGACACGTCTGGATGCCGCGCCTCCGAGAGCGCGCCCAGGCCGATCGCGACGACCAGCTGGCTCCCCAGGCGCCCGTGGCCGTCGTCCAAGCGCCGGCGACCACTACGGCCAGCGCGCCGCCTGCGTGTTATAACTACTACGGCTACGGGAGCCAACACCTGGTGCAGCACCAAGGCGCCCACCACGGCCTGCCGGCGGCAGGCGAAGCTCACCACCAATACTACAACGAGCCGGCAGGacagacggcggcggcaatggcgctgAGCCCCGACGACGCCTCCAGTGCGCTGCGACCGTTATCGCTTACGACGGACGACGCGTCGCACGACGCTGCAACTTACGCTTACACCTCCGCGGCCACGGCGACCCCGACTAACGACGACCAAGGCTGCGGGCCAACGACGACCGACGACGATGTGTTTGCCGGGACGACCTGGTCCGAGCTTCTCGCCACCGCCACCGGCGGCCCTGACGACGACTCCAGCTCAATGTCCATGATCAGCCTGCCGAACTTTGGGTTCGGGGATCTCGATGACGGCCTCTGGAGCCTGGACGACCTTTGCTTACAGCAGCTGTGCTGA